A stretch of Candidatus Symbiobacter mobilis CR DNA encodes these proteins:
- a CDS encoding adenosylcobinamide-phosphate synthase: MGFLSVLLAFLLEQARPLGQGNVVHRASAAWVRWCQRVLDTGEIGHAWMAWALAVLVPTLLSAGIYWLCLLLVGWPLAVAWCVLALYATLGFRQFSFHFTQIRDALLDGNDEQARRLLAEWEPDAGNEATRSEIVADVIALSVLAAHRHVFGVLVWFSLLAALGMGPAGAVLYRLGESTARYVRGGNRDGKDADCSLASTELVRIASRSWAKLDWLPARATAVGFAIVGNFEEAIDGWRRCTQCGVRGSDVLILAATQGAMDVDLGGAMAAHQGLVETADNNAEPQSIRPQPQMGHLPVVVGMVWRTVVLWVILLALLSVARLLG, from the coding sequence ATGGGTTTTCTCTCGGTACTGTTGGCCTTTTTGCTGGAGCAAGCCCGGCCGTTGGGCCAGGGAAATGTGGTGCATAGAGCGTCGGCAGCGTGGGTACGCTGGTGCCAGCGTGTGCTCGACACCGGCGAAATCGGACATGCCTGGATGGCGTGGGCGCTGGCCGTGCTGGTGCCCACCTTGCTTTCCGCCGGAATCTACTGGCTATGCCTGCTTTTGGTGGGATGGCCTTTGGCGGTCGCGTGGTGCGTGCTGGCGCTGTACGCAACGCTCGGGTTTCGTCAGTTCAGTTTTCATTTCACCCAGATTCGGGACGCCTTGCTCGACGGGAATGACGAGCAGGCCCGCCGCTTGTTGGCGGAATGGGAGCCTGACGCAGGCAACGAAGCCACCCGTAGCGAAATCGTCGCCGACGTGATTGCCTTGTCCGTATTGGCAGCGCACCGGCACGTTTTCGGGGTACTTGTGTGGTTCTCCCTGCTGGCTGCTCTGGGTATGGGTCCAGCCGGGGCCGTGCTCTATCGATTGGGTGAGAGTACGGCGCGCTATGTACGTGGTGGCAATCGCGATGGCAAGGATGCAGATTGCTCCTTGGCCAGTACCGAACTGGTACGCATCGCTTCGCGAAGCTGGGCCAAACTGGATTGGCTCCCCGCACGGGCAACCGCAGTGGGGTTTGCCATCGTGGGCAATTTTGAAGAGGCCATCGATGGCTGGCGTCGCTGTACCCAATGCGGAGTGCGAGGATCCGATGTGCTGATCCTCGCTGCCACCCAGGGAGCAATGGACGTCGATCTTGGGGGGGCCATGGCAGCACACCAGGGTCTGGTCGAGACTGCCGACAACAATGCAGAACCTCAGTCGATCCGCCCGCAACCACAGATGGGCCATCTGCCTGTCGTCGTCGGGATGGTATGGCGTACCGTTGTGCTGTGGGTCATCCTGTTGGCGTTGCTCAGTGTGGCGCGGCTGCTGGGCTGA
- the rsgA gene encoding ribosome small subunit-dependent GTPase A yields MTLPQEHPGQEHPGLVVVGHGRHFWVEDSDGQRRLCHPRGKQGGCVVGDRVWWLPSGDTGTIERVEPRRNSLFRQDETRTKVFAANIDAVWITLAAQPEISLLQLSRVLIAAEAQDLPCVIVLNKRDLQEPFARAWDALAPYREMGYEVLPLSTLHGNEDDRQALCQKLQGQSTLVLGPSGAGKSTLVNLLVPQARAATAALSQSVQTGRHTTTCTALYWIDAERTTALLDSPGFQEFGLRHIDASQLAGYMPDLHRHAIHCRFLDCKHLREPGCAVLAAVDRGEHPVHGARYRIYEQLYEEIVSMRRFR; encoded by the coding sequence GTGACCCTGCCCCAAGAGCATCCGGGCCAAGAGCACCCGGGGCTGGTCGTTGTTGGCCACGGTCGGCACTTCTGGGTGGAAGACTCGGATGGTCAGCGTCGGCTATGCCACCCCCGTGGCAAGCAGGGAGGGTGTGTCGTCGGGGATCGGGTGTGGTGGCTGCCCTCGGGCGATACCGGCACCATCGAGCGCGTGGAACCCCGCAGGAATTCGCTGTTTCGCCAGGACGAGACACGCACCAAAGTCTTTGCCGCAAACATCGACGCGGTATGGATCACTTTGGCAGCGCAGCCGGAGATTTCTCTGCTTCAGCTTTCTCGGGTGCTCATTGCCGCAGAAGCGCAAGACCTGCCTTGCGTGATCGTGCTCAACAAGCGCGACCTGCAGGAACCCTTTGCCCGCGCCTGGGATGCGCTGGCCCCCTACCGGGAGATGGGGTACGAGGTGCTGCCCCTATCCACGCTGCATGGCAACGAGGACGATCGCCAAGCACTCTGCCAAAAGCTGCAAGGCCAGTCCACCCTGGTACTCGGCCCTTCCGGCGCGGGCAAAAGCACCCTCGTCAATCTGCTCGTACCGCAGGCCCGCGCTGCCACTGCGGCGTTGTCACAGTCCGTGCAGACTGGACGACACACCACCACATGCACGGCGCTGTACTGGATCGATGCAGAACGAACCACCGCTTTGCTGGATTCCCCAGGATTCCAGGAATTTGGACTCCGGCACATCGACGCATCGCAACTTGCCGGCTACATGCCCGACCTACATCGGCATGCCATCCACTGCCGTTTTCTGGATTGCAAGCACCTTCGCGAACCGGGGTGCGCCGTGTTGGCCGCAGTGGATCGGGGCGAGCACCCGGTGCATGGCGCGCGCTACCGAATCTATGAACAGCTTTACGAGGAAATCGTCTCGATGCGTCGCTTTCGCTGA
- a CDS encoding M48 family metallopeptidase: MDGQMAQWWGTVFLLAVFVAGALQGWLAWRQVRHVRAHRDRVPAAFAETIPLNAHQKAADYAVAKVRLSTVEDAVGLCVLLAWTVWGGLAVLHTALLQWLGAGMVQQLALLGAFALVQGVIDLPLSWYRAFVLEERFGFNRQTLGLWWIDLGKSFVIGMVVGLPIAAAVLWIMGNVEAWWWWAWGLWAGLNLLLLVVYPIWIAPWFHKFRPLEDVALRERVSALLERCGFAVQGVYVVDASRRSAHANAYFTGLGRSKRVVFFDTLLAQLRPEEIEAVLAHELGHFRRFHIHQRLVLLLGLGLAGFVLLGWASQQAWFFAGMGIVVEAGSHPALSLLSLLLLSPLLSLLLSPALASLSRRHEFEADAFAARHVRAQDLCSALLCLYRDNASTLTPDPWYAAFHATHPGACERLERLGCQTRQTP; the protein is encoded by the coding sequence ATGGATGGACAGATGGCGCAATGGTGGGGCACGGTGTTCCTTCTTGCAGTGTTCGTAGCGGGCGCATTGCAAGGGTGGCTGGCCTGGCGGCAGGTTCGGCATGTGCGTGCGCACCGTGACCGCGTTCCCGCCGCCTTTGCCGAAACCATCCCCCTGAACGCCCACCAGAAGGCTGCCGACTACGCCGTTGCCAAGGTACGGCTTTCGACGGTGGAAGATGCCGTCGGCCTGTGTGTACTGCTGGCATGGACGGTATGGGGCGGGCTGGCAGTGCTGCACACCGCGCTGCTCCAGTGGCTAGGGGCCGGGATGGTGCAGCAACTCGCCCTGCTGGGGGCATTTGCGCTCGTGCAAGGCGTTATCGACTTGCCGCTGTCTTGGTACCGCGCCTTCGTGCTCGAAGAACGGTTCGGGTTCAATCGCCAAACGCTGGGCCTATGGTGGATCGACCTAGGCAAATCGTTCGTCATCGGCATGGTCGTCGGTCTGCCCATCGCTGCTGCGGTGCTCTGGATCATGGGGAATGTCGAGGCGTGGTGGTGGTGGGCGTGGGGCTTGTGGGCGGGACTGAACCTGCTGCTGCTCGTCGTCTACCCGATCTGGATTGCGCCGTGGTTCCACAAGTTCCGCCCCCTCGAAGATGTCGCGCTACGCGAGCGCGTGTCGGCCTTGCTGGAACGATGCGGTTTTGCCGTGCAGGGGGTATATGTCGTCGATGCAAGTCGGCGCAGCGCGCACGCCAACGCCTATTTCACCGGCCTGGGCCGCTCCAAGCGTGTGGTCTTTTTCGATACGCTGCTGGCGCAGCTTCGGCCGGAGGAAATCGAGGCCGTGCTGGCGCACGAGCTGGGGCACTTTCGCAGGTTTCACATCCACCAGCGCCTGGTATTGCTGCTGGGGTTGGGGCTGGCCGGTTTCGTCCTGCTGGGGTGGGCTTCACAGCAAGCGTGGTTTTTTGCGGGAATGGGCATCGTCGTCGAGGCAGGCTCCCACCCTGCGCTATCGCTGCTAAGCCTATTGCTGCTATCCCCTTTGCTATCGCTACTGCTATCCCCGGCGCTGGCATCCCTGTCCCGCAGGCACGAATTTGAAGCCGACGCTTTTGCGGCCCGGCACGTACGTGCCCAGGATTTGTGCAGTGCCCTGCTGTGCCTGTATCGCGACAACGCCTCGACGCTGACCCCAGACCCCTGGTATGCCGCATTCCACGCCACGCACCCGGGGGCGTGCGAACGGCTCGAACGGCTGGGCTGCCAGACCCGCCAGACGCCGTGA
- the orn gene encoding oligoribonuclease, whose translation MPRMESPAIAPAKVSSGELSKSERNLVWVDCEMTGLHPETDRLLEIAVVVTGPHLEARTDGPVLVLRQEEDVLGRMDKWNRNTHAKTGLLDKVRASTLGEEDAQGELLAFLARYVPAHASPMCGDCVSQDRRFLVRYLPHFDAYFHYRNLDVATLRELARRWAPEVYRGFRKKQRHTALADVHEAIDALEHYRRVFLQIP comes from the coding sequence ATGCCCCGCATGGAAAGCCCTGCTATAGCGCCCGCCAAGGTCTCGTCCGGCGAGTTGTCGAAGTCTGAACGCAACCTCGTCTGGGTCGATTGCGAAATGACCGGGCTGCATCCCGAGACGGATCGTTTGCTGGAAATTGCCGTGGTCGTCACCGGCCCACACCTTGAAGCACGCACCGACGGGCCGGTGCTGGTGCTGCGGCAGGAGGAAGATGTGCTGGGCCGGATGGACAAATGGAACCGCAACACGCACGCCAAAACCGGGCTGCTGGACAAGGTTCGCGCATCGACGCTCGGCGAAGAGGATGCGCAAGGGGAACTGCTGGCCTTTCTTGCACGCTACGTTCCCGCGCACGCCTCGCCGATGTGTGGGGACTGCGTGAGCCAGGATCGGCGCTTTCTGGTTCGCTATCTTCCCCATTTCGATGCCTACTTCCACTACCGAAACCTTGATGTGGCCACGCTACGTGAACTGGCCCGGCGCTGGGCGCCCGAGGTATACCGGGGCTTTCGCAAAAAACAGCGCCATACCGCGCTGGCCGATGTACACGAGGCCATCGATGCCCTCGAACACTACCGCCGCGTTTTCTTGCAGATACCGTAA
- a CDS encoding DEAD/DEAH box helicase produces MMNVSPAGVDAVASAPFSAVPVAQPAAPAVAQGCAQTAPAQTAQGFAALHLHPSLLAAVEALGFSQPTVVQQKTIPLALTAETEPGNANDLMVSSQTGSGKTAAFLLPVLHSMLGRPPKADSQAGSRRNQRPFREVVAPTALIVCPTRELAQQVAADAIDLLQCARGIHVACIVGGTPYALQLRALRNVDLLIATPGRLLDLHRSGKLQLDAVQCLVVDEADRMLDLGFCDDLAQIHELTRTRRQTMMFSATFAPRIEQLAARVMRSPRRIATATPQEQHANIQQCLYWADDAQHKRKLLDHWLRDESIDQAIVFASTQIECDELAYALQQDGFDAVALHGALGQGLRNRRMTAMREGKVQILVATDVAARGLDVPTVTHVFNFGLPMKAEDYVHRVGRTGRAGRDGLAVTFAEFRDRRKIGDIEAYRKQPLEARTVPGLEPRQRVAPPRGPGRFPPRGADVHNRGFARPQERSHGRTQMRRDDFAPANRAGRKPQAIRHP; encoded by the coding sequence ATGATGAATGTCTCCCCTGCAGGGGTGGACGCTGTTGCGTCTGCTCCTTTTTCCGCCGTTCCCGTTGCCCAGCCTGCCGCGCCTGCTGTGGCACAGGGCTGTGCGCAGACTGCTCCAGCGCAAACCGCTCAAGGTTTTGCAGCGCTGCATCTGCATCCTTCCTTGCTTGCTGCCGTCGAGGCGCTGGGGTTTTCCCAGCCGACCGTCGTCCAGCAGAAGACGATCCCCCTTGCGCTGACCGCTGAGACCGAGCCTGGGAACGCCAACGATCTGATGGTGTCCAGCCAGACGGGCAGTGGCAAGACTGCCGCCTTTTTGCTGCCTGTGTTGCATTCCATGCTGGGTCGGCCCCCCAAGGCGGATAGCCAAGCAGGGAGCCGCAGGAATCAGCGTCCGTTCCGCGAAGTCGTTGCGCCCACAGCGCTGATCGTCTGTCCGACGAGGGAACTTGCGCAGCAAGTCGCTGCCGATGCCATTGATCTGCTCCAGTGCGCACGGGGCATCCATGTGGCCTGCATCGTGGGCGGGACGCCCTATGCCTTGCAGTTGCGCGCACTGCGCAATGTCGATCTGCTCATCGCCACCCCCGGCCGACTGCTCGACCTTCATCGCAGCGGCAAGCTACAGCTTGACGCGGTGCAATGCCTGGTCGTCGACGAGGCCGACCGGATGCTCGACCTCGGTTTTTGCGACGACCTCGCCCAAATCCACGAGCTCACCCGCACCCGCCGTCAGACCATGATGTTCAGCGCCACTTTCGCGCCGCGCATTGAGCAGCTTGCCGCACGCGTGATGCGATCTCCCCGGCGCATTGCCACGGCCACCCCGCAGGAGCAGCACGCAAACATCCAGCAGTGCCTGTATTGGGCAGACGATGCCCAGCACAAGCGCAAGCTGTTGGATCACTGGCTGCGGGACGAATCGATCGACCAAGCTATCGTCTTTGCTAGTACGCAGATCGAATGCGATGAACTGGCCTATGCCTTGCAGCAGGATGGCTTCGATGCCGTTGCCTTGCACGGGGCATTGGGCCAAGGTTTGCGCAACCGTCGCATGACCGCGATGCGTGAGGGCAAGGTGCAAATCCTCGTCGCCACCGACGTCGCGGCGCGGGGCCTGGACGTCCCCACCGTGACGCACGTCTTCAACTTCGGCCTGCCGATGAAGGCGGAAGACTACGTGCATCGCGTGGGCAGGACGGGCCGCGCCGGGCGTGACGGGCTGGCAGTGACCTTTGCCGAGTTCCGCGACCGCCGCAAGATCGGTGACATCGAGGCCTACCGCAAACAGCCGCTCGAAGCGCGCACCGTTCCTGGGCTGGAACCCCGGCAGCGCGTGGCGCCCCCTCGTGGGCCAGGGCGTTTTCCGCCGCGCGGGGCCGATGTTCACAATCGCGGTTTTGCCCGCCCGCAAGAGCGCTCGCATGGCCGTACCCAGATGCGCCGGGATGATTTCGCCCCCGCCAACCGTGCAGGGCGCAAGCCCCAGGCTATCAGGCACCCCTAA